Proteins from a single region of Mustela erminea isolate mMusErm1 chromosome X, mMusErm1.Pri, whole genome shotgun sequence:
- the SLC6A8 gene encoding sodium- and chloride-dependent creatine transporter 1, whose amino-acid sequence MAKKSAENGIYSVSGDEKKGPLIAPGPDGAPAKSDGPAGLGAPGGRLAVPPRETWTRQMDFIMSCVGFAVGLGNVWRFPYLCYKNGGGVFLIPYVLIALVGGIPIFFLEISLGQFMKAGSINVWNICPLFKGLGYASMVIVFYCNTYYIMVLAWGFYYLVKSFTTTLPWATCGHTWNTPDCVEIFRHEDCANASLANLTCDQLADRRSPVIEFWENKVLRLSGGLEVPGALNWEVTLCLLACWVLVYFCVWKGVKSTGKIVYFTATFPYVVLVVLLVRGVLLPGALDGIIYYLKPDWSKLGSPQVWIDAGTQIFFSYAIGLGALTALGSYNRFNNNCYKDAIILALINSGTSFFAGFVVFSILGFMAAEQGVHISKVAESGPGLAFIAYPRAVTLMPVAPLWAALFFFMLLLLGLDSQFVGVEGFVTGLLDLLPASYYFRFQREISVALCCALCFVIDLSMVTDGGMYVFQLFDYYSASGTTLLWQAFWECVVVAWVYGADRFMDDVACMIGYRPCPWMKWCWSFFTPLVCMGIFTFNVVYYKPLVYNNTYVYPWWGEAMGWGFALSSMLCVPLHLLGCLLRAKGTMAERWQHLTQPVWGLHHLEYRAQDSDVRGLTTLTPVSESSKVVVVESVM is encoded by the exons ATGGCGAAGAAGAGCGCCGAGAACGGAATCTACAGCGTGTCCGGCGACGAGAAGAAGGGCCCCCTGATCGCGCCCGGGCCCGACGGGGCCCCGGCCAAGAGCGACGGCCCCGCGGGCCTGGGGGCTCCTGGCGGCCGCCTGGCCGTGCCACCGCGTGAGACCTGGACGCGCCAGATGGACTTCATCATGTCGTGCGTGGGCTTCGCCGTGGGCCTGGGCAACGTGTGGCGCTTCCCCTACCTGTGCTACAAGAACGGCGGAG GTGTATTCCTTATCCCTTATGTCCTGATCGCTCTGGTTGGAGGAATCCCCATTTTCTTCTTGGAGATCTCGCTGGGCCAGTTCATGAAGGCCGGCAGCATCAACGTCTGGAACATCTGCCCCCTGTTCAAAG GCCTGGGCTACGCCTCCATGGTCATCGTCTTCTACTGCAACACCTACTACATCATGGTGCTGGCCTGGGGCTTCTACTACCTGGTCAAGTCCTTCACCACCACGCTGCCCTGGGCCACCTGCGGCCATACCTGGAACACCCCCGACTGTGTGGAGATCTTCCGCCATGAAGACTGTGCCAATGCCAGCCTGGCCAACCTCACATGTGACCAGCTTGCTGACCGCCGGTCCCCTGTCATCGAGTTCTGGGA gaacAAAGTCTTGCGGCTCTCCGGGGGCCTGGAGGTGCCAGGGGCCCTCAACTGGGAGGTGACCCTGTGTCTGCTGGCCTGCTGGGTGCTGGTCTACTTCTGCGTCTGGAAGGGGGTCAAGTCCACGGGAAAG ATCGTGTACTTCACCGCAACATTCCCCTACGTGGTCCTCGTCGTGCTCCTGGTGCGTGGGGTGCTGCTGCCCGGAGCCTTGGACGGCATCATCTACTATCTCAAGCCTGACTGGTCGAAGCTGGGGTCCCCTCAG GTGTGGATAGATGCCGGGACCCAGATTTTCTTCTCCTATGCCATCGGCCTGGGGGCCCTGACGGCGCTGGGCAGCTACAACCGTTTCAACAACAACTGTTACAA GGACGCCATCATCCTGGCTCTCATCAACAGCGGGACCAGCTTCTTCGCTGGCTTCGTGGTCTTCTCCATCTTGGGCTTCATGGCCGCAGAGCAGGGCGTGCACATCTCCAAGGTGGCGGAGTCAG gGCCAGGCCTGGCCTTCATCGCCTACCCCCGGGCCGTCACGCTGATGCCTGTGGCCCCGCTCTGGGCTGCCCTGTTTTTCTTCATGCTGCTGCTGCTCGGCCTGGACAGCCAG TTTGTAGGTGTGGAAGGCTTCGTCACTGGCCTGCTCGACCTCCTCCCGGCCTCCTACTACTTCCGTTTCCAAAGGGAAATCTCTGTGGCCCTCTGCTGTGCCCTCTGCTTTGTCATCGACCTCTCCATGGTGACCgat GGCGGGATGTATGTCTTCCAGCTGTTTGACTACTACTCGGCCAGCGGCACGACCCTGCTCTGGCAGGCCTTTTGGGAGTGCGTGGTGGTCGCCTGGGTGTACG GAGCAGACAGGTTCATGGACGACGTGGCCTGCATGATCGGGTACCGACCTTGCCCCTGGATGAAATGGTGCTGGTCCTTCTTCACCCCACTGGTCTGCATG GGCATCTTCACCTTCAACGTGGTGTACTACAAGCCGCTGGTCTACAACAACACCTATGTGTACCCGTGGTGGGGCGAGGCCATGGGCTGGGGCTTCGCGCTCTCCTCCATGCTGTGTGTGCCCCTCCACCTCCTGGGCTGCCTCCTCAGAGCCAAGGGGACCATGGCTGAG cGCTGGCAGCACCTGACGCAGCCTGTGTGGGGCCTCCACCACTTGGAGTATAGAGCTCAGGACTCGGATGTCAGGGGCCTGACCACCCTGACCCCAGTGTCCGAGAGCAgcaaggtggtggtggtggagagcgTCATGTGA